caaaattaattctaGTAAGTTTAGATTAATAATCatgataataattcaataattacacGATTTTCACTATTTCACTTACCTCACctcttcttatttttataaatattttttagctttCTTCACATCATTATATTGTGAACCTCGCTTCATTaccaaaaaatatcgattcgAGTAATTCGAATGTACATCGAATTATACAAGTTTTATaggttaaataataaaaacaaaatgtacttaaaaatatattttcagatttattttacaatattctGTTTAGAATGTCGTCCGATAACAAATAGCATCACAgttaacgataaaaaatatatatatacaagggtAAGACGAAAAAGTTTCATCTATTATTGAACCTGAGAGTATGAGTTTTCATATAATCGGGTGCTATTTCTTGTAACCAATCGGGTTCTATTGTAGTTAATCCCCTTAAATAGCATTTGTTAGTTTGTACTACTTCGGTAAATAGTACCAGATGGGGTTGTTGCCTGTGTAGAGTCGAACTCGGGTGGAATTGTACCGATTGCTTCTTATCCaactaagtgaaacaaattacgaaattatcaatcaaaatttgatagTTTGATTTGTAAAGTGAACTCACAGTCACATATTGGTGATGTTTGACAAGCTCGGCGACGTTCATGAATAGACCGGTCGTAAGACACTTTCTCAGTTTATTCAAATCTCCCCCGCAAGACGAAATCGTTCCTAAATcgaattttttgtacaattgtTCTAATTGAACTCTAATTTCGCGGACGTGGAGAATATTCCGcatattgatgaaattttcgtGGCACCAACTTCTCCTGTATcaaattcgaattaaaaaaaaaatacaaacaatcaaaataccaaaatacgtaaaaatattaaatatacgtgatttttttttcaaaaaaattatacgaaattAGTAAATTGAAGAATCGACAATTCAAATACCTTTTGTTTTGTCCGATGGTATTGAAATCTCTGTAGATGTTCAACAGGGTGAGTAAATCTCCGTATCCCGAACAAAATTTTTGCCTAACCTCTTGGGCTTCTATAATTTTCGATACGGGATTAATTAAGATCGATTCTGCGCTTAAAAGGGATACTATTGTGAGGGCTTCTTCCACGCATCCGTATTTTTGAGATGCAagaagaattttggaaaatctacattaaaacaaagtaaaaataaaaaaatcaatgaataatagaaaaatatcaaagtgAAAACAAAGTTACAGTATTTTTTAAGTCAATTTTACAGCTATGGTCATCTATAGATGTAGAAATTGGTCTAAACCTGGGTAAATTTCAAATATGTCTTCGAAActcaaagtttttgttttttggggGTCAAATGAACAACCGGGAACctttaaaattacaaaagggGCACCAAAAATGGTCAAATCTAAATATAAACaaagatttaatatttttaaaatcaaataaacaattaaaatcatCTGAAAGTGTAAAAAAGGCactaaaaatgattaaaattccaatatatttttggaaattcgtataataacaaagtttttgttttttggggGTCATATGAACAACCGGGAACGTTTAAAAGTACAAAAGGGGCACCAAAAATGGTCAAATCTAAATATAAACaaagatttaatatttttaaaatcaaataaacaattgaaatcATCTGAAAGTGTAAAAAAGGCACTAAAAACAATATATGTAACAACAAAAATCTATTTCGTAAACTGAATTTTCAATCTACTCTAATTATGTTATAGATCAAACTCACCTAGGATCTAAAGGAAATTTGGACATTCTCTTTCCCCATTGCGTTAAATTAATAGTATCAATATCCTCAACGGCCCccaataatttcaattgatcAAAAGCTGCCGTTACAGCCTCTTTCGGAGGTTTATCCATAAAATCGAAATGATTCGCATGGATCCCAAGGGCCAGAAGCTGTAGAACGACACTTCCCAAATTGGCCCTCTGTATTTCGGGAACAGTCGTTTTCCTCATCAACTCGAACTGGGATCTAGTATACAATCTGTAACAGTACCCCTCGGAATCCCTACCAGCCCTACCGGCCCTTTGCCAAGCTTGTTCGTGTGATATCTTTTGTACTTTGAGTAATTCCAACCCTGTAGACGGATGGAAAGATCTGAAACGTGACGTTTAAAACGAATGCGTATTAAACGGTTACCTTATTACCTTGCTTTTACCATACCGCTATCGATGACGTATTTAATACCGGGTATGGTGATACTGGTTTCGGCTATGTTTGTACTGATCACAACTTTTCTCGTATTGGGGGGcgaattttggaaaatgttcatttgttgTGAACTGGGTTGGGCCGCGTATAGAGTAAATACTCTAACGGACGGGCCCTCGACATCCGGATCTTTGGATAACAATCTTATTTTGTGGGCGCAAGATTCGATTTCTTCCTGACCGGTTAGAAAAATTAAGACGTCGTGCTCAGGTGGAGCTTCCttgtgaattttgaaaaaagtcgaTACGCAACTAGTTTGATAATCATCGTACGGTTTAATTGTGTAGTAGATATTCACCGGAAAGGTTCTACCTTCCAGGTAAACAGCTTGGCAATTATTGAAATAACGGGAAAAATGATCTACATCCATAGTAGCGGACATTATCAATATCTGTAATTAAATAGGAATTTTTTCGACTTAATACACCTGTGTGGAAATCAAACAGGTGTTGGACCTAACAAACAActcgattatttcgattttttacttaaattttgaagttatgtaaaaaaagtgtaaattCGAAAGTTGTTTTGGCTCTTAACGtgaacatatttttgaaaattgaaataaaaacaaagttatagtatttttaaactcaaatgaacattaaaaagttcaaaaagGGAACCAAAAACGGTCAGATTTGCTGTATAACTTCGAAAATCGAAGTTGAAACTAAGGTAAAGTATTTTTCAAGTCAATTCAACAAATATAATCACCTAAATGTACTAAATGGGCACTCAAAATGGTCAAATTTGCTATATATCTTCAAAactcgaaataaaaataaaacaacccagttatttgaatattttacctAAATTTTGAGGTCACGTAAAAAAACCTGAATAAGAAAGTTGTTTTGGTTCTAAACGTGAAAAAATTTCCAACAtattattgtaaattgaaataaaaaacaaagttataGAATTTTCAAACTCGAATGAACATTTAAAAGCACTAAAGGGGCACTATAAACTGTCATATTTGCTATATAACATCGAAAAtcgaattgaaaataaaattatttgaattttttacttaaattttgaggttgtgtaaaaaaagtgtagatacaaaagttgtagatctttttattacctacaacttttttCCATACAACTTGTAGTTGTACCATAAATCaagataaacaaattttctcCCCTTAAAACCTCACCCCCTTCAATTTTTCAACCTTATATCACCCGTCAATTATTTTccctttcatttttattcccTTCGTTTAACAAAACGTTTCGTCCcactattatttcaattttttttgtttcgacaATTGATTTTGATCTACAAATTTGGAGGGAAATCGGGGATGAAAATGGAGCTTTTAACAATTCCACCTGTCTCGAAATACCagatattattttgatttgatatatCTGATAGATAAATCACTTTTAGTATCCGGAAAAGGAAAATGAACCCAATATAACACAAGGTGACTATGCACCGGAAAGGTGCTTCAACGaatttttttgaggaaaaaaacaaaattattttaataataacccAAAGTGTatacaaaaactataaataatcgtctaaaatatgaaatttcttgtTTAAATGTAGattattcctaaatttttcctaattgtataaatataacctaaatttctaataatacaaatttttttttaataaataaaaaaatccaaaactatTATCTACTGATTCAGATCGTTTGaatgatttttaagaataattgtagataaaaataaccaaataaattaaaatatagtaCCTTTAACGGTGGTAAATTCCTATCTTCCCTAATTTTCTGGGCCCTTTTAACAATACCAAACAAAACGTCGGTATGTATGGTTCTTTCGTGAGCCTCATCAAGTATAACAACCGTATATTCCATGAGAAGTCTATCGTAGATCGCTTCCCTAAGAAGCATACCAtcagtcaaaaattttattttcgttttagtCGAAGTACAGTCTTCAAATCTTACAGAATATCCAACAACATCACCTACCGACATCTGTAAgtgaaaaaacacttttttgatCTAAATGATTCTacggaaattgattttttggtacAGTAGGGTCTTGGTAACataaaatatctcaaaacaCCAGTATGACAGGTGAAAGTAGATGTTTGGAGATGTGCGAGAAAATTCAATCCACCTGGACAAGATTAAAACAACGTCAGATTGAAAATCCAGAATTTTTGGAAACCGTAGCTCAAAAGAATGttgaaataacaatatttgGAGACCCTGGACAACATTGGAACGTTTCGACGAGAACATCACCTTCCAAGAAGCTTATATCACATAAAAATCTTGATATCATGGTGTATTGATACAGAAGGATCGTATTTCAAAGAATATTGACAAACTAatgatagatttttaaatcTAACCAACATTTTTGGACCTTGGACAACATTACAGTCGTTTCAACGAGAATATACCCTTCCAAGAAGCTTATACCACATAAAAAACTCGAtagcaaaagtgtattgatgcAGGAAGGGCACATTTCAAAGAATATTGACaaactaataaaagttttcaaaatcagACCTTGACACTTTACTTTCCAGACATATCCtgtgtatttatttcaatatagtTTAAAGAAACTGATTCCACGAGCAAACATATATTAGACGGtgatttacaataaaaaaaattaaaaatctatttaaagCAAAGAAATGGTGATACAATTTAAACAACTTGTCATGATGATTAGAAGCTATGGAAACAATAGGAGgacaattatttatcattttaaagaTTATACTGTCGAAATAAATTGACTTTTTCGCTAATTCAACTagtaaaactaatattttaatacctagaattaattataaacttgtatatgataatatatttgtaaaatgaaaaaaacaaagcTGATATTTACCCCATGTCCATATTCCTGGGCTACTCTAGTGGCGACACTTATTGCAGCCACTCTTCTTGGTTGGGATATGGCTATTTTCCCATTATCTTGAAGTCTAGCCGACAAAATATACTGTGGAATTTGTGTCGTTTTACCACTACCCGTTTCACCCAAAATTATCAACGTTTTATGTCTTTTTATGAGTTCTAGtaacttatttcttttatcaaaTACAGATAAGCTTCTTTTTTGATCTTGTATACTCAATTTCGGTCTGGCGGTGAAGCCGTTAGTAGACGTAGAGTTACCATTCTCGTTgttcaattttatctttttagGGTTCGGTGGTCCGTTTTTATTGTTGAATACAATAGGAATGGGTTTAATTTTTATTCGGAATTTTTGAACGGCGTTTTTACCGTTTCCTATATCATACCTCGAATCCATATTTTTAAGGTTACACACGTGAAACTATATTCACCATAAAGTTTATAgagtttattcaaatttttaacgtgTTCAATGTATGtactacattttttatgttgttattaattaataatacttattttaacAACGTAATCGGAACGTTATACACAAAATGAAAACagtaacctataaaaatttttaaaaccacATTGGTTTCCACAACATTAACTAATCAGGGCTGACAATAGTTAACTAGCGGTTTATATTAACATTTTAAGCTTTTTTGCGTTGGCGCAATTGCGATTCTTCTTCTAACttctaaaaactataaataaaagttttttttattattaatattagataatatttattacttatgAAGTCGTAATATTTTCCGCTGAGtttattataagttttttttaataaagtcaTATAATATGATTGACATATTCAAAAGAATAGTGATTGCATAGTTGATCGAATCATAAAAATCGCTTGAATCGAATGAAGAAAGGAAAGTGATGtgatgattaattttaaaatggctgctttcttttaaaataaatatgattttttttcggcgatttatttagttttatgtttagtataatataattaattagtgATATTTAGAtcgtttttaatattaaacgtATCTTCCAAGAACGTGTAATGTTCAGGTAAGggaaaatcattattatttcatacaaaGCGATGTTTTTGACAGGTTGATATCTTAAAAATTTAGATATAGCATTAGTTATCAACGAATTTACATATTAAACAATACgcaataatgaaaaatacaattatttagtTGCCaacgaaataattattttaatttgtagtaCAATAATCGCTTAACGCGATTTATTTTGCAGATATTTTACTAGTGTTTAAAAGTAGTTttacttaatatatttattaaaaaatggatattaTAAACGATGAGGATCGTAGGAGAAGATTAAGACTTCTCGAGGAACGTATAAAAGAGCCTCGAGGGAAAGGAAATATTGATTCATTACTAGATACAGTACAAGCACTGTATACAGATTGTGATCATCCagctattaaaaaattgaagaatgtCGAAGTTTACTTAAATAGGTGTAAGTAccaattaaataaatgattatattaacaaattataactaACAGTAATACATCTTCCAAGTTTTGAAAGtaaaataaacagttttatctttattaataGGTCAGTTACTTTATAAAGTAAATAGTAATAGATtagaaaatttatgtatttgaCCATGGggaatttattatcaagttttcagtaataatttgtttgatttccaccaattttatttataaaaatatagtatataTTAAAGGAATtggataattatttattaatttccatttttaccCGTTTAAACCCAACTTAAagtatataaacaataaaaacaactaaataaCCATACAAATTCAGAATCCCATAGCCTTAGGAACCCTAATAACCGAACGTATGGCCTTAGAAGCCTTGATAACTGAATAAACTAGTAATTCAAATGTATTTGACCATGGTATTTTATTATCAAGTGTTCATTGATTTTCATcagtttcatttataaaaatgtagtagatattgaaaaaattggaaaaatatttattaatttccatttttacatGTTGCATTTTTGTTTAAACGTAACTAGAAGTATATAAACAGTAAAAACAACTAACAAACTCTACGAATTTAGAATCCCATAGCCTTAGGAGCCTTGATATTGATAGGAAAAGATGCTGGTTATGTGAACGGCCTGTATCTGTTGAAAATAGATCGAATAACAGTAATGTGATGCTGACAGAATGAATGAATGATTGCTTGCTTAGTTGGAATCAGTAGTGCTACAATAACTGTGGATGCAACAGATCTCCCTTACTAAACATCTTCATTGGATGTAGTTTCTGAGtcatcttgtttttttttttggtgcgGATGGAAGGAGTACTTTGTGGTTCCTGCGTCGAAGGCAGCAGCTGCTCTTTTAGAGGTTGTTTTTCTTGGGTTGGAGCTGGAATATCAATTGAACTGAACCATATGACTCTCAGGAGTAGGGTTTAAAGGACGACTTTGAGGAATACCAAACATAATTCGACGTGGAAGACTGTCGTTTCATTCATAAGTCTGTGTTTCAGTGGAACCGCTAGGAATTGGTATCCCGGATGAACAGAGTTAATTGAATTATTGCTTCAGCAGGCGTCCACTATCTATTTTCACCATGGCAATCACTTACCACGTCAAATTaccaaatttctttattattgagGTCAAATTGCACTTGGACTCTCTCCCCCACAAACAAGAAACGTTCAGGCATTGTAgttaatgaatatttcaagtccTTTGGCTTAATGTGCACCAGGATCCTCTCCCCAACTGACAAGGAACGTTCAGGGATTGTagttaatgaatattttgagtCCTTTGGCTAAAGGTGCACCAGGATCTCTTAGACCAAATCCGGTCCCCAGTGACTAccgatttaacaaaaaatttgcgTGCTTTTAGaaggttgttttttttttctaattagtcACGTAATTTATTGAGCGATGTCTCAATTGGTTATTGTATCGTAGAATTACGAAAATAtgatcttcctattttgaaaatatatccgTTTCAGATGATGATTTCGCTAGCGATATTATCAATCTCCGAATGAAAACCGATGATTTCGAACACATAAAAGTGATAGGTAGGGGAGCGTTCGGCAAAGTTCAATTAGTTAGGCAAAAGTACACTAGAAAAGTATACGCGATGAAAAGATTGAGCAAAGCGGATCTGATCAAACGATCGGATTCGGCTTTCTTTTGGGAGGAAAGACACATCATGGCACACGCCAGATCCGAATGGATAGTTCAATTACATTTCGCCTTCCAGGTAAGTTAAGTGAGGTTACGTCCGGACGGATTTTAATAGTTTTGTGGTAATGTGCAGGATACCAAACATCTCTACATGGTAATGGACTACATGCCGGGCGGGGATATAGTTAATCTGATGTCGAATTACGATATACCAGAAACTTGGGCGAAATTTTACACGATGGAAGTCGTGCTAGCTTTGGACGTGATCCATTCGATGGGATTCGTCCATAGGGACGTCAAGCCGGACAATATGCTTTTGGATAAATACGGGCACTTGAAATTGGCGGATTTTGGTACTTGTATGCGAATGGACGACGGGGGTTTGGTTAGATCGAACAACGTAGTCGGTACTCCGGATTATATTTCGCCGGAAGTGTTGCAGAGCCACGGGAAAGGGATTTACGGAAGGGAATGCGATTGGTGGTCGGTGGGAATTTTCGTGTACGAGATGTTGGTAGGGGAAACGCCCTTTTACGCCGACAGCCTTCTGGGTACTTACAACAAGATCATGTACCACGAAAATAATTTGTCGTTTCCGGACGAAGTCGAAATTTCCAACGAAGCCAAGTGTTTTATACAGGGTCTTCTCTGTGATAGAAACAAGCGGTTAGGTAGGTTTGATAATTTGAGGGGTTGGGGGAGGggtggttttttattattttttattgaaaacaaatcgtAGGGCGAAATAGTGTGGATGAGATAAAGATGCATCCGTTTTTTGTGAACAACGAAAATTggacttttgaaaatttgagggatACGGCGCCGCCGGTGGTTCCCGAATTGACGGGGGATGACGATACCAGTAATTTCGAGGATTACGAAAAGGACGAGACGCCCGAAGAAAATTTTCCTGTGCCTAATAGTTTCGTGGGCAATCATCTACCATTTATaggtaaaaaaaatcatttctcaatattaatttactattttacgttgtatttttttttaccaTTTGGTACAGTCGCAATTATGTTCCAAACGGCATTAACCGTCTTACGTTGTATCTTTTTACCATTTGGTTCATTACAGTCGATAGTGTTTTGGTCTAACTGCAAAGCTTTAAGCCGAAAGTTCttttattgtaaatatgttTACCACAGTCGGTAGTGTTATGTTCCAAATTGCATTAAATATCGAAAGTTCAATTTTTTACGTATGGATTCAtcaagtttgaaaatattttgtttcattaaatacattaaatttgaaatttagttgATCACAATCGTATTTTTCTATCATTTGGTTTCTTTACAATCGATATGTATTCCCCAGATATGTTTAAATGTTTTGTATTTATCCTGAACTTATCTTTTGTTGCCAATTGGTTTGTTACGGTCGGTGTTGTTATGTTCCAAATTGTATTTAGTGTCGaaagtcatatttttttcatattggtTCATTTTGTTTGATATAATTATGTTCCAAATTGCATAAAGTGTGAACATTCGTATTTTTTTACCATTTGGTTCATTACATTCGATAGTGTCGTTTCCCAAACTGGactaaatgttaaaatttgtagCTGGAAGTTATTTTCTGTTGCATTAAATGCCGAAAGTctaatttttgacgttttgtttcattatatttaattatattttaaataaactcaaCAAAATTAGAACTTTGGTTGATGCATTCGATGTTATATTCCAAACTGTATTAAATGCGCCAAGTTGTATTTTGTTGCCATTTGGTTCATTACAATACATAGtattatgttcaaaaaaaagtttttaattgaaaattatcttttattgcCAATGGTGTATTACAGTCGATACTATCATGTTCCAAACTGCATTAGGTGCCGAAAATTTGGTATTTCACGTATTAGTTCGTTACATTAGATAATATTTCGTCCCAAACAGctttacacaaaaaaaaatagtaattacaTTTGATATTATGttccaaatttcattattcacaTGAAATTCCACTTTTTGCCGTTTGCACCATTACAGTCGATAGTGTGATTTCCCAAACTGATCTCCTCGCCCATTTCCTGAACTACCTTTCCTTCTAATACtataaattgatcaaaatcaatTGTATATACGAATATTGtgcttaaattgtttttttttaaggtTTTACTTACAATTCAGATTATCAGTTACTATCCTCGTTGGATTCAGTGGATAGTAAACTGAATAACATTCCATCGGATTCTAGTAATCACGTCCACAAATTAGAATTGTTACTAGAACAAGAAAAACTAAACGTAGAAACATTAGAAGCCAAACACCGACAACTATTGATACAATTAGAGACTATAGCTCAAAGGGAAAGCGACATCAGAGAAGAAATGACTAAAAACGAAAAGGATCTGACAATATTGAGGCACAATTACAAGGAATTGCAAAGGAAAGCCGAACACGAAAGCGATTTGAGAAAAAACaccgaaaaatatttatcagaaTTGAAGAAACGTTACGAAGAAGAACAGAATAAGAGGACGAGGGAAATGAACAATAATCAGCAGCACAACGATAAGATACAGTTGTTGGAGAAGCAGGTGAACGAGATGCAGGAAAAATTGAAGGCGGAAACGGAAAATTGTCAGAAATTGAGGAAACAGGCTAACGAATTGACTATAGTTAAATCGAATTCGGAACATAAGGTGGCTGAGTATCAGACCTTGTTGCAATCGATACAGAGCCAAAGGGATACTCTACAAACTGAAGTAGCGACGTTGCAAGATCAGTTAACTGAAGAAAGGAATTATAGGAGTCAGGTGagtcaattaattatttttctacactGGTACCGAAGTgtgttaacaaaaaattatttctaattaccttgtatatatatatatatatatatatatatatatatatatttagtgTTCAAAACATCCCTGTATAGTACTActactaaaatttttttggggTGTGAATATTTTCCctttaaaaaaaacacattttaataaatttccaaagCTAGGTGATGTTTCTT
This genomic interval from Diorhabda sublineata isolate icDioSubl1.1 chromosome 7, icDioSubl1.1, whole genome shotgun sequence contains the following:
- the LOC130446742 gene encoding ATP-dependent RNA helicase DHX33, with the translated sequence MDSRYDIGNGKNAVQKFRIKIKPIPIVFNNKNGPPNPKKIKLNNENGNSTSTNGFTARPKLSIQDQKRSLSVFDKRNKLLELIKRHKTLIILGETGSGKTTQIPQYILSARLQDNGKIAISQPRRVAAISVATRVAQEYGHGMSVGDVVGYSVRFEDCTSTKTKIKFLTDGMLLREAIYDRLLMEYTVVILDEAHERTIHTDVLFGIVKRAQKIREDRNLPPLKILIMSATMDVDHFSRYFNNCQAVYLEGRTFPVNIYYTIKPYDDYQTSCVSTFFKIHKEAPPEHDVLIFLTGQEEIESCAHKIRLLSKDPDVEGPSVRVFTLYAAQPSSQQMNIFQNSPPNTRKVVISTNIAETSITIPGIKYVIDSGMVKARSFHPSTGLELLKVQKISHEQAWQRAGRAGRDSEGYCYRLYTRSQFELMRKTTVPEIQRANLGSVVLQLLALGIHANHFDFMDKPPKEAVTAAFDQLKLLGAVEDIDTINLTQWGKRMSKFPLDPRFSKILLASQKYGCVEEALTIVSLLSAESILINPVSKIIEAQEVRQKFCSGYGDLLTLLNIYRDFNTIGQNKRRSWCHENFINMRNILHVREIRVQLEQLYKKFDLGTISSCGGDLNKLRKCLTTGLFMNVAELVKHHQYVTLDKKQSVQFHPSSTLHRQQPHLVLFTEVVQTNKCYLRGLTTIEPDWLQEIAPDYMKTHTLRFNNR